The Dethiosulfovibrio peptidovorans DSM 11002 genome has a window encoding:
- a CDS encoding SEL1-like repeat protein: MRLSSKRIKQAILLSFSLSMLLSAGPAKADMRQAVKAYSEKRYKDAYTHLLPEAEKGDPLAQCTLGYLYDQGNGVSQDKGKAMKWYKEAAKGGSADGQYNLGLMFRDGEGTPKDSYKATYWLEKAASQGHQTAQIALGMMAMNPDEGEPRYEDGAKWFAMAAEQGNISGCYNLGRLLSLGRGIEKDEGKAVELLRKAAEGGHIYAQHDLGILLGKSDDPKLVEEADKWLEKAAKEGYDDSQLSYGAFLLRNGREEEAKDWLKMASDRGNPEAQYLLGQLCRQQGGSFKEAANWFGLAARQGHGPAQYALATLYERGIGVEKDPTLSALWYRRAAEQGIPEAQYNLSVIYRKGSSLPKDLGKSLLWLKKAAELGLPEAQYSLGTLYREGDEIPRDLSKAAELFRKASNRGNAESQCALGLMYLRGAGVPRDEKEAMEHLIASGEAGYPSAQYNLGLLYSRGEAVPRDTAEAARWFRKAALQGHPGAQCNLGVQYERGDGVALVPSAAAAWLGKAAKQGEPYALYNLALLYQKGKGVERNRERAVELLEKAIEAGSWDAPYSLGCLFAGDYGGPVREISALYRLYQAASIGDRRAMLRLGLAYDEGKLVAPDKMEAVKWIRKAAEQGSDKAQFTLGAMYLKGDGLVKSHNAAMSWFCESAKQGNLQAQYNLGLCLWNSKDEELRSSAIMWMERAAQGGYAPAQCELGIRYITGEGLPQSDPAALRWFSLSAEQGYVPAQYNLAVLYLYGGPYLSPDESSAFHWFSRAAKEGYRDAQFYLGCLYERGNAVSRDVKAAKTWLTMAMEGGSAEAREVLDEMERDKDFAIGKEDMPRLPFGSDLPPVPSVGNDMDEKKEA; the protein is encoded by the coding sequence ATGAGACTTTCCTCTAAGAGGATAAAACAAGCTATCCTCCTTTCCTTCTCTCTGTCCATGCTCCTCTCCGCGGGTCCGGCGAAAGCCGACATGAGACAGGCCGTAAAGGCCTATTCGGAGAAAAGATACAAGGACGCCTATACCCACCTCCTCCCGGAGGCGGAAAAAGGGGATCCTCTGGCTCAGTGTACTCTGGGATACCTCTACGACCAGGGAAACGGAGTCTCCCAGGACAAGGGCAAGGCCATGAAGTGGTACAAAGAGGCTGCAAAGGGCGGATCGGCCGACGGACAATACAACCTCGGTCTGATGTTCCGAGACGGAGAGGGAACGCCCAAGGACAGCTATAAGGCGACCTACTGGCTCGAGAAGGCGGCCTCCCAGGGACACCAGACAGCCCAGATAGCCCTGGGGATGATGGCGATGAATCCCGACGAGGGAGAGCCCCGCTACGAAGACGGAGCCAAGTGGTTCGCCATGGCAGCAGAACAGGGAAACATATCGGGATGCTATAACCTCGGTAGGCTTCTCTCCCTCGGCAGAGGAATCGAGAAAGACGAGGGCAAGGCCGTCGAGCTCCTGAGAAAGGCGGCAGAGGGAGGCCATATCTACGCTCAGCACGATCTGGGTATCCTCCTTGGAAAAAGCGACGATCCCAAACTTGTCGAAGAAGCGGATAAATGGCTCGAAAAAGCGGCTAAAGAGGGATACGACGATTCCCAGCTATCCTACGGAGCGTTCCTCCTCCGAAACGGAAGAGAGGAGGAGGCCAAAGACTGGCTCAAGATGGCTTCCGACAGGGGTAACCCGGAGGCCCAGTATCTCCTGGGTCAGCTGTGTCGCCAACAGGGAGGTTCCTTCAAGGAAGCCGCGAACTGGTTTGGACTGGCGGCTAGACAGGGACACGGACCGGCCCAGTACGCCCTCGCCACCCTTTACGAAAGGGGCATAGGGGTCGAGAAGGACCCAACCTTGTCGGCCCTGTGGTACAGGAGGGCGGCGGAACAGGGTATACCGGAGGCTCAGTACAACCTGTCTGTTATCTACAGGAAAGGCTCCTCTCTGCCTAAGGACCTGGGAAAATCGCTCCTATGGCTGAAAAAAGCGGCCGAGCTGGGGCTCCCGGAGGCCCAGTATTCCCTTGGAACACTGTACAGAGAGGGCGATGAAATTCCCAGAGACCTCTCGAAGGCGGCGGAACTGTTCCGAAAAGCCTCGAACCGAGGGAACGCCGAGTCACAATGCGCCCTGGGGCTGATGTATCTTCGTGGAGCCGGAGTTCCTAGAGACGAAAAGGAGGCCATGGAACATTTAATAGCCTCCGGAGAGGCAGGCTATCCATCGGCCCAGTACAACCTGGGACTGCTCTACTCCCGGGGAGAGGCGGTTCCCAGGGACACAGCAGAGGCGGCCAGATGGTTCAGAAAGGCAGCTCTCCAGGGTCATCCGGGAGCTCAGTGTAATCTGGGAGTCCAATACGAACGGGGAGACGGAGTGGCTCTCGTGCCCTCCGCCGCCGCGGCCTGGCTGGGCAAGGCCGCAAAACAGGGGGAGCCCTACGCCCTTTACAATCTGGCCCTGCTCTATCAAAAGGGCAAAGGGGTCGAACGGAACAGAGAAAGGGCGGTAGAGCTGCTCGAAAAGGCTATAGAGGCCGGAAGCTGGGATGCCCCCTACTCTCTGGGATGTCTCTTCGCCGGAGATTACGGAGGACCTGTCAGAGAGATCTCGGCCCTCTACAGACTTTACCAGGCCGCATCCATAGGAGATAGGCGGGCCATGTTGAGGCTGGGATTGGCCTACGACGAGGGGAAGCTGGTGGCTCCGGACAAGATGGAAGCGGTGAAGTGGATAAGAAAAGCCGCCGAGCAGGGATCCGACAAGGCCCAGTTCACATTGGGAGCCATGTACCTGAAAGGGGACGGGCTGGTAAAGAGCCATAACGCCGCCATGAGCTGGTTCTGTGAATCGGCGAAACAGGGAAACCTCCAGGCCCAGTACAACCTGGGACTGTGCCTCTGGAACTCAAAGGACGAAGAGCTTAGATCGTCGGCGATCATGTGGATGGAGAGAGCGGCCCAGGGGGGATACGCCCCGGCCCAGTGCGAATTGGGTATCCGCTACATAACCGGAGAGGGGCTTCCTCAGTCCGACCCGGCAGCTCTGAGATGGTTCTCCCTCTCGGCTGAACAGGGGTACGTACCGGCCCAGTACAACCTGGCGGTCCTGTATCTCTACGGAGGTCCCTATCTCTCTCCCGACGAGAGCTCGGCCTTCCACTGGTTCTCCAGAGCGGCCAAGGAAGGCTACAGGGACGCACAGTTCTATCTGGGATGCCTCTACGAGAGGGGAAACGCCGTCTCCAGGGACGTTAAAGCCGCCAAGACATGGCTTACCATGGCCATGGAGGGCGGAAGTGCCGAGGCCAGAGAGGTACTGGACGAGATGGAACGGGACAAGGACTTCGCCATAGGCAAGGAAGACATGCCCCGTCTTCCCTTCGGAAGCGACCTGCCCCCTGTTCCCTCGGTCGGAAACGATATGGACGAAAAAAAGGAGGCCTGA